ataaataaataaataaataaataaataaataaataaataaataaataaataaataaataaataaaataaaataaaataaaataaaataaatattaacacagctgcttgcaattactgcaagttcaagtccctgagcccaaagttgactcagccttccatcctttataaggtaggtaaaatgaggacccagattgttgggggcaataaaagttgactttgtatataatatacaaatggatgagactattgcttaacacaatgtaagccgccctgagtcttcggagaagggcgggatataaattcaaattaaaaaaaaggatcagTTAGAAGAAATATGATACTTCTTTGATTTAATAACTAATCTTCTTCCTTGAAGAACATTGGTACTCTagtatttgaaatatttcattcatCCATGCCTGCCTGGAACGGTGTCCATTGTCAAATGTAACCAACATAAGTAAAATAAGAGATGTCTTCTTAAGTACAACTCTCAGATTCTGAAATGCTTTCTCTTGAAGGTCAGGTTTACTTTCTGTCTACTACCTGATGTGCTTATGCAAGAAAACAAGGTCATTTTCTTGGAACATAGTCTGAATTTTTAAACCGATTGAGCACCATAATAATTTCACTTGAGAGTCACTTCATTCTATCTTACTTCATGCATATGTTTTAAATGTTATGTTTTTAATCGTTGtccagtcagttagaactgaagaagcttctttggatgagaagtgacattttttcaaagaaaaaaccccaagaaagtccatttgcctttgggcctggatgactgagaatctccatagacattcaacgTCATGACTTTGCTTAATAACCAGCTGTGGAGATtcccaatcatccaggtcatggttgtccccaaagtgCTCTTCAAAAGACAGTGGGAAttgtttcctttttccccccttgaaaacgtttccattcccatccaagaaacttcttcacttctggatgagaagcgaaacatcttcaaggaaaaatgaagtccAATGGCCTTTTGAAAACACACCTTtgggagaaagtccagttgccttttgaggaagaaaaacaaccacctttgggacaaccatgccatagatgtgttgtgcctcgtcctccctccactcctaagccgggcccctcccgtctccttctgggcctgctatcagactccgagtctgataatgaagatgaatggcctgtcatgcctccagcccccagccctggcaccatgcccggacaggatgtcaggaatgaacaaatagagagagagagagagagagagagagagagagagagagagagagagagagagagagagagagagagagagagagagagagagagagagagagagagagagagagagagagagagagagagagagagagagagagagagagagagagagagagagagagagagagagagagagagagagagagagagagagagagagagagagagagagagagagagagagagagagagagagagagagagagagagagagagagagagagagagagagagagagagagagagagagagagagagagagagagagagagagagagagagagagagagagagagagagagagagagagagagagagagagagagagagagagagagagagagagagagagagagagagagagagagagagagagagagagagagagagagagagagagagagagagagagagagagagagagagagagagagagagagagagagagagagagagagagagagagagagagagagagagagagagagagagagagagagagagagagagagagagagagagagagagagagagagagagagagagagagagagagagagagagagagagagagagagagagagagagagagagagagagagagagagagagagagagagagagagagagagagagagagagagagagagagagagagagagagagagagagagagagagagagagagagagagagagagagagagagagagagagagagagagagagagagagagagagagagagagagagagagagagagagagagagagagagagagagagagagagagagagagagagagagagagagagagagagagagagagagagagagagagagagagagagagagagagagagagagagagagagagagagagagagagagagagagagagagagagagagagagagagagagagagagagagagagagagagagagagagagagagagagagagagagagagagagagagagagagagagagagagatagagagagagagagagagagagagagagagagagagagagagagagagagagagagagagagagagagagagagagagagagagagagaggtaggtaggtaggtaggtaggtaggtaggtaggtaggcaggcaggtaggtaggtaggtaggtaggtaggtaggtaggtaggtaggtaggtaggtagacaggtaggtagataggtaggtaggtaggtaggtaggtaggtagataggtaggtaggtaggtaggtaggtaggtaggtaggtaggtaggtaggtaggtaggtaggtaggtagataggtagctaggtaggtaggtaggtaggtaggtagctaggtaggtagctaggtaggtaggtaggtaggtaggtagatagagaggtaggtaggtaggtaggtaggtaggtaggtaggtaggtagctaggtaggtaggtaggtagatagagaggtaggtaggtaggtaggtaggtaggtaggtaggtaggtaggtaggtaggtaggtaggtaggtaggtaggtaggtaggtagatagagaggtaggtaggtaggtaggtagatagagaggtaggtaggtaggtaggtaggtaggtagatagagaggtaggtaggtaggtaggtagatagagaggtaggtaggtaggtaggtaggtaggtaggtaggtagctaggtaggtaggtaggtagatagagaggtaggtaggtaggtaggtaggtaggtaggtaggtaggtaggtaggtagatagagaggtaggtaggtaggtaggtaggtaggtaggtaggtagatagagaggtaggtaggtaggtaggtaggtaggtaggtaggtaggtaggtagatagagaggtaggtaggtaggtaggtaggtaggtaggtaggtagatagagaggtaggtaggtaggtaggtaggtagatagagaggtaggtaggtaggtaggtaggtaggtaggtagataggtaggtaggtaggtaggtaggtaggtaggtaggtaggtaggtaggtagataggtaggtaggtaggtaggtaggtaggtaggtaggtaggtaggtaggtaggtaggtaggtaggtaggtaggtaggtaggtaggtaggaaggtaggtaggtaggtaggtaggtaggtaggtaggaaggtaggtaggtaggtaggtaggtaggtaggtaggaaggtaggtaggtaggtaggtaggtaggtaggtaggtaggtaggtaggtaggtaggtaggtaggtaggtaggtaggtaggtaggtaggtaggtaggtaggtaggtaggtaggtaggtaggtaggtaggtaggtaggtaggtaggtaggtaggtaggtaggtaggtaggtaggtaggtaggtaggtaggtaggtaggtaggtaggtaggtaggtaggtaggtaggtaggtaggtaggtaggtaggtaggtaggtaggtaggtaggtaggtaggtaggtaggtaggtaggtaggtaggtaggtaggtaggtaggtaggtaggtaggtaggtaggta
This DNA window, taken from Ahaetulla prasina isolate Xishuangbanna chromosome 8, ASM2864084v1, whole genome shotgun sequence, encodes the following:
- the LOC131202980 gene encoding RNA-binding protein 25-like: EREREREREREREREREREREREREREREREREREREREREREREREREREREREREREREREREREREREREREREREREREREREREREREREREREREREREREREREREREREREREREREREREREREREREREREREREREREREREREREREREREREREREREREREREREREREREREREREREREREREREREREREREREREREREREREREREREREREREREREREREREREREREREREREREREREREREREREREREREREREREREREREREREREREREREREREREREREREREREREREREREREREREREREREREREREIERERERERERERERERERERERERERE